DNA from Candidatus Pantoea soli:
CAGTTGTTGTGAATAACAAGATCCTACGAAGCTTTTCAAACATCGGGTGGCTATGAATACATTCCATAAGCCATCTTCCCAACCCGTCTCCCTGGTATTCCTCAAGTACATAAACATCACAAAGATACGCGAAAGTAGCATAGTCCGTTATCAGACGTGCAAATCCTGCCTGAGATCCATTGTGATAAATGCCAAAGTTAAGGCTGTTTGCTACTGAAGCCGTGACGGTTTCCAGATCTATACCTTTTGCCCATGTAGATCTCGTCAAATACTGATGCACAGCCTGTATGTTCAACTTTTCATTGTCTGTACTAATCAGAAAATCATTCATACGCCATTCATATATCGCTGAAATGCTCACTTTCACACCTGTTGAGATGTTGTAGGGAGACTTAACCTTATCATTATCTAAGAGAAATTATCCGAACTGAATCGCGCTAACTTCCAAAGATTGAACCGTTAGCGCTAATGCACAATGTCCGCTTGTCGCTCATAGCAGACTTTAAGCCAGCTGCAGGAGTTCACCTTGCCTTGCACCATCAGAATCTGGCGAGCCGGAGGAGTCCAGAAGGATGCTTTTCTTTTTTCTGATTACAGTCGGTTTCAGCTGCAGGCAGAGCATCTACAAAAGCCTTCCTAGCAGCTTCTGTCTGACTGTGGAAAAATGACGAGTTGAATTTCAGGACAACAGAGGGATATGTATGTCGGCTTTTCATAACTGGCTACTTGAGATCGCAGGCGGGAATTACTTCGTTTACATTAAACGCCTTTCCGCCAATGACACTGGCGCAACAGGTGGTCATCAGGTCGGGCTTTATATCCCTTCTGGTATCGTTGAGAAGCTATTTCCGTCTATCAACCATACCCGTGAGCTCAACCCTTCAGTCTTTATCACAGCACATGTGTCATCACATGACTGCCCGGACAGCGAAGCCCGGGCAATTTATTACAACAGCCGTTATTTTGGTAAAACCCGAAACGAGAAGAGGATTACACGCTGGGGAAGAGGCAGCCCTCTTCAGGATCCTGAAAATACCGGAGCCCTGACGCTTCTGGCTTTCAGGCTTAATGAGGACGGCGGGGACAGTACGGCTGTGGACATCTGGGTCTGCGTCAGCCCTGATGAAGAGGACATCATTGAGACGGCTATTGGTGAAGTGATCCCCGGAACGCTTATATCCGGGCCTGCCGGGCGAATCCTAGGCGGCCTGTCTCTGCAGCAAATGCCCGTTAATCATAAATACACTATCCCGGAGGACTGGCAGCAGCGCTTTCCGTCCGGAAATGAAATTATTGAGTATGCCGCCGGCCATTATGTGAAAAATTCCCTTAATCCGGATGAGCAGCTTATTGACCGTCGGCGCGTCGAGTACGACATTTTTCTGTTGGTTGAGGAACTCCATGTTCTGGACATAATCCGGAAAGGATTTGGCTCCGTGGATGAATTCATTGCGCTGGCCAACTCTGTCAGTAATCGTCGTAAATCCCGGGCCGGAAAGTCACTGGAGCTGCACCTGGAGCATCTCTTCATTGAGCACGGGCTACGGCACTTTGCCACGCAGGCAGTTACGGAGGGCAATAAAAAACCTGACTTCCTTTTCCCTTCCGCAGAGGCTTACCACGACGCCGAATTTCCCGCAGAAAATCTGCGTATGCTGGCAGTTAAGAC
Protein-coding regions in this window:
- a CDS encoding GNAT family N-acetyltransferase, producing the protein MNDFLISTDNEKLNIQAVHQYLTRSTWAKGIDLETVTASVANSLNFGIYHNGSQAGFARLITDYATFAYLCDVYVLEEYQGDGLGRWLMECIHSHPMFEKLRRILLFTTTAPWLYEKFGYEPVNKKNYAWAITRPDIYTNR
- a CDS encoding type II restriction endonuclease yields the protein MCMSAFHNWLLEIAGGNYFVYIKRLSANDTGATGGHQVGLYIPSGIVEKLFPSINHTRELNPSVFITAHVSSHDCPDSEARAIYYNSRYFGKTRNEKRITRWGRGSPLQDPENTGALTLLAFRLNEDGGDSTAVDIWVCVSPDEEDIIETAIGEVIPGTLISGPAGRILGGLSLQQMPVNHKYTIPEDWQQRFPSGNEIIEYAAGHYVKNSLNPDEQLIDRRRVEYDIFLLVEELHVLDIIRKGFGSVDEFIALANSVSNRRKSRAGKSLELHLEHLFIEHGLRHFATQAVTEGNKKPDFLFPSAEAYHDAEFPAENLRMLAVKTTCKDRWRQILNEANRISPVHLFTLQEGVSQAQYREMQAEGVRLVVPSSLHKKYPEAVRAELMTLGAFIAELTGLYADLP